The DNA segment CTACGACGCACCCGTCTCTTATAACTGTATTCTTCAAGTCCATTGTAAGCACTACGCCGTTAACGAACATACATTTCAATTTAATCCACCACGCTGTATCCAGCTAATTAAGTCGCATCTAACTACTGTTATTCTTTTTTATCGGAGAGCCACCATTTCAAATAATCTTTTCTTCTCCTCTTCCTCTCTTCCTCTGAGTCAATATCAGAATAAACTTTACTCCTCTGCTCTAGAAGAATTTTATCCCTATCCTCTGAGGTTAAAGCCAGACCGCAGCGTGTGCAAACATACATGTGAAGATTCCGATCAAATCTCATTTCACCAGCACATTCAGGGCACTTCAAACATAACACCAACATATTTTACTTTAATAAATTCTTAAACATAACATTATAAAAGATTATCCGGAAAAACGAAGCAAAAACCTCTCTCAAATAGAGAACTCGATCACGCATTTAAACTGTTTCAGAGATATTATAAGGTAGAAGTGGAAATATGAGCTTAAAAATAGATTAATTATATAAAAAATTATTAGTATAGTTTAACACTAGTATGTTCTAAAAAGAATAACAGAGGTTTTATATGATAAAAGCTTATATAATGCTGACACTGGCTTTAGGCGACACTAAGAGAGTTCTTGAAGAAATAAAGAAACTTGAGCATATAGATTCAATATCAGTTGTAACCGGCCACGTGGATGTAGTTCTAACAGTTTCAGTGAATAATATAGAAGAATTATATGAGTTAACATATGAAAAACTCTCTAATATTAAAGGAATAACAAGTATATCAACACATATCGTTGAAAAAGAAATGTTAGCAGAAGAAGAGAAAGAGTGATGTGATGATTCGTCCCTGGCTTCTCTTAACAAGAAAAATAAAGCTTGTACTACTTCCTCTAGTCTCAGCGGTTTTAACAGCCGTTTACGTTGAAATGGATAAACTGCTGTTAACATATTTTATACCAGATGTCTTCGCCTTCACTTTTATATCACTCTGGCTGGGGACCGCCTCTCTAATAGGTTTAATAGTAATTATGAGAATCCCTTTAAAACGCGGCGAATACTTAGGAGAATATATTGACCCAAATTTTCAGAGACTAATACTACCTAAAGGAGGGTTACTGTA comes from the Candidatus Odinarchaeum yellowstonii genome and includes:
- a CDS encoding Lrp/AsnC ligand binding domain-containing protein is translated as MIKAYIMLTLALGDTKRVLEEIKKLEHIDSISVVTGHVDVVLTVSVNNIEELYELTYEKLSNIKGITSISTHIVEKEMLAEEEKE